One Mugil cephalus isolate CIBA_MC_2020 chromosome 8, CIBA_Mcephalus_1.1, whole genome shotgun sequence genomic window carries:
- the LOC125011767 gene encoding TBC1 domain family member 10A-like, translating to MAKIENGRQSVDTRSIRTISSSHIDDESSLGSDSEINGFTSDRQTDRYGFIGGAQQHSEASAQDVPPEVLRQREVKWLDMLSHWDKWMIKRFNKVRLRCQKGIPPALRGRAWLYLSGGKVKKEQNQGKFQELDNQPGDPKWIDVIEKDLHRQFPFHEMFVSRGGHGQQDLFRVLKAYTLYRPEEGYCQAQAPIAAVLLMHMPAEDAFWGLVQICEKYLPGYYSPGLEAIQLDGEILFALLRRVCPLAYRHLEKHKIEPILYMTEWFMCAFSRTLPWASVLRVWDMFLCDGVKIIFRVGLVLLKCMLGTREKLKACQGQYETMELLKAIEPRYMQEGFLVRDILEVPVTARDVEREHHTQLKRWKKKHGELNFKSPPRMHGAQLIMRAEPPRHQDLLQNPTIILEGPPSALQLKKGKEERMSKKKKKESMKKSQPVVEIPNPYPNPYPIPSDPPPPPSDPPAPPPVMIPDAVPQNNTDSPPQQKAPPTDVGPAKESALQRSTQSLSSTEQDTYL from the exons ATGGCCAAGATAGAAAACGGTCGTCAGTCCGTGGATACCAGGAGTATCAGGACTATTAGCAGCAGCCACATTGACGACGAGAGCTCCCTGGGATCCGACTCGGAGATCAACGGCTTCACCAGCGACAGACAGACCGATAGATATGGATTTATTGGTGGGGCTCAGCAGCACTCGGAGGCGTC AGCTCAGGACGTGCCCCCCGAGGTGCTCAGGCAAAGGGAGGTGAAGTGGCTGGACATGCTTAGCCACTGGGACAAGTGGATGATCAAGAGATTCAATAAG GTGAGGCTTCGGTGCCAGAAAGGAATCCCTCCTGCCCTCCGTGGCCGTGCGTGGCTCTACCTGTCAGGGGGGAAGGTGAAGAAAGAGCAAAACCAAGGAAAGTTTCAG GAGCTGGACAACCAGCCAGGTGACCCCAAATGGATCGATGTGATCGAGAAAGACCTCCATCGACAGTTTCCATTTCATGAGATGTTTGTGTCACGGGGAGGGCACGG GCAGCAGGACCTGTTCCGTGTTCTGAAGGCCTACACGCTCTACAGACCAGAGGAGGGATACTGCCAGGCTCAGGCTCCTATTGCTGCTGTGTTACTTATGCACATGCCTGCTGAG GATGCATTCTGGGGTCTGGTCCAAATCTGTGAGAAGTATCTTCCTGGCTACTACAGCCCCGGCTTG GAAGCTATACAGTTAGACGGAGAGATCCTGTTTGCTCTGCTGCGACGTGTCTGCCCGCTGGCCTACCGGCACCTGGAGAAACATAAGATCGAACCCATCCTCTACATGACCGAATGGTTTATGTGTGCCTTCTCCAGGACTCTGCCCTGGGCGTCCGTGCTGCGTGTCTGGGACATGTTCCTCTGCGACG gaGTGAAGATAATCTTTCGTGTGGGGTTGGTCCTGCTGAAATGCATGCTGGGGACCCGTGAGAAGCTGAAGGCCTGTCAGGGCCAGTATGAGACCATGGAGCTCCTCAAGGCCATAGAGCCTCGATACATGCAAGAGGGCTTCCTCGTCCGAGAC ATTCTCGAGGTGCCAGTGACGGCGCGAGACGTGGAAAGAGAGCATCACACCCAGCTGAAGCGCTGGAAGAAGAAGCACGGAGAGCTGAATTTCAAGTCGCCCCCGAGGATGCACGGTGCTCAGCTCATCATGCGGGCTGAGCCACCGAGACACCAGGACCTGCTGCAGAACCCCACTATCATACTCGAGGGGCCTCCGTCTGCGCTGCAGCTGAAGAAGGgcaaggaggagaggatgagtaagaagaagaagaaggagagtaTGAAAAAATCTCAGCCCGTCGTGGAGATCCCTAATCCGTACCCTAATCCCTACCCTATCCCGAGtgaccctcctcctccgccctccGACCCACCCGCCCCACCTCCCGTCATGATTCCAGATGCTGTGCCACAAAACAACACGGACTCACCTCCCCAACAGAAAGCACCTCCAACAGACGTTGGTCCCGCCAAAGAATCTGCTCTTCAGCGATCCACACAAAGCCTTAGCAGCACAGAGCAGGATACATACCTGTAG